Within Hydractinia symbiolongicarpus strain clone_291-10 chromosome 11, HSymV2.1, whole genome shotgun sequence, the genomic segment CAAAGTAGCCATATCACACCCAAGATATTCCTGGGAACTAAGCTTCTTGTTTCCCTTCAAGGCCTGGTAGGCTCGGCCTCTTACACCGCCGGCCAGATGCCCGGCAGGATCGCATATAGGACATTGATGCCTCTGCTTTTCATAATGGCAATACTGACTTTGCAATAGTCCCTCTGCCTTTGATGATGGCATATGCGCCCTCCCCCCACCACATTCCTTACACCTTGATCTTATCCTCTGATGGTCGCAGACGCTTCCACCCCAACACTCTTTACATGTTGATCTTATCCTTTCATGTCCGCAGATTTCAACTCCCCCACAATCCCTGCAGCGAGGTCTCCGCCTTTGATATTTGCAAATCTGGATTCCCTTACAGTTTTTGCATTTGAGCCTTTCCTTTTGATGGGGACACTTTGTACGTTCACGCGACGCCTTCGCTTTATCCAGGCATTTGATGTACATTTTTGTTAGTTGACCGTTACGCTTGATCCTAGAATTTTCAAAAGATAAAGAGATTTTACATTTTTGACACTTACATTTTCCATCCATGTTGACTCGTTTTTGCCCTAGGAGGACAAACACAAGTTGTGGTCACTTAATACTCCACCCTATCCAGTCTACCATCCAAAATATTCATTTTCGCAATGAACAGGAGAGAGTCCAGCTAGTTGCCAAGGGCAGAAAAGAAGGCAAGgacgaaattttaaagaaactgCAATCTGTACAGTATGCAAGCAGTATGAAGAGTCCCCACCTGAATGTAGgccttatttttataaaatttgtaaaatatatggttatggcctataaaatatatggtttcTTAATCCTCGCCCAACAGCCATTCCTTTTTAAAGTCTTTATACCGGCATTCTGTGATGTGTACCAGAGGGTAGTGGTTTTTGCCTTGTACATATACCAATGAAATAGCTAGAATAGGGCTGGCTTGGCAGGGTTCATCGTAGGGTACAGTCATACCATAAAATTTGGTGGTAATTTTGTCCTTATAATATTGAAGTTTAGCATTCACAtaacggtcttttttaacaGGCTCTGTTGTCAATTGCTCGGATATTAGATCTTCGATTTTTGCCATATTTGTCGATACTTTGCAACCCAATCAGGGTAGTCTTCAAAATCGAGACTCATTGCCGGTACAGCATTAGCGTTGTACCGGGTCACCCCATGTGCAGACCAGATTTTAGGTGTTTTCACCCTCAAGGCAACCACGAGGTCCTGTGTATGGTACCCTACTATATATCGTTTGTCCTTACCTCCGTTAGCAGGCATGGCATCTGATACCGTCAGGTATTCTACATTGATATCGTTGATGTCTGTAAATGTGGAGGCAAAGTTTTAGAATAGTTTTGGATTGACAAGCTCATTTTCAAATTGCAGtatcttttttattgtatatttcgcACAATCTCAGAGAATTACATGTCATAGTACATGCACAGCCTCCCCCGTTATATGTGATATGTTCATGGTAGCAGTaccagcataacattttaccGCCTACCACGAACCTACGCCTGCAGGTACATTTGTCATATGCATCGAGCACTGCCAAGCATTCCTTATTTATTATTAGCATGTCAAGACGATCCTCCAGGTCTTTAATCCTCCGTTCATTAGACCCCTTcttctctgattcttgtacACATGCCAGGGTTACAAGAGGTAAGGATAGACCAATGGCGGTCAGGAAGGTCATGAATAACATACTTTCAAGATATATTGACAGTTAATTCACATTTTAATATATCTTACACATACCTCGGCAGCCATGGCTCCTTTTCAACGGTtttattgcacatgtcctgtgtTTTAAACTGGTTCGGCATATATCGGAGCAGCCAGGGATTCTTTTCAACAACCCCATTACACATTTCCTGCGTCTTGAACCTATCCGGTACATGTATGATTTGCCAGTGACCTTTTTCAACGGCCTTGTTACGCATGTCCCGCGTCTTGAACCTGTCCGGTAGATATTCGAGCATACTTGAATAACTCGGGATGCTCCTCAACGGCCTTgttacacatgtcctgcgtcttgaattGATCCGGTACATCCATGAGAACCCAGGGATACCTTTCAAcggccttgttgcacatgtcttgcgttttgAACCGATCCGGTACATATTCGAGCACGTCGGTATTTTTTTCAACAGTCTTGctacacatgtcttgcgtcttgaaacTGTCCAGGACATACTTGAGATAGTAGAGCtccttttcaacagccttgttATATATATCCCAAGTCCAGTAGATTTGAGTAAGAAGAAGGCACAGCAAGAAATACGCCACCGGTCATTAAAATGGTCGCGTACTAAGTTGCTTTTTTAGATAACTCCAGCCCGTGTCTATTGAAATTACAATTCTTTCCAACCACGATGTTAAAACAACTTATACCTGTCGCCGGAACCtattcttttttattcaaacaTTATAAATCATAGGGAGACAACACGAAGACGTAATAATTTGtttgaaaacaacaaatccCGAGTCTACAAAATTTATGTCACTTTTCAACTTGCAGATacacatttcaaaaaaaaatatgatgtgCGCTCAGAAAACAATCTGTTACTCCAAGATAACAACGTTATCTCTCTAGAAAATTAACACTGTATATTATTATGCATGAACGTTTTCCTTGTGTGTAGACTGATGGGGTAGCGTAAAAAATAACACTGGCTAGCTCTACCCTCTCGTCCACATGGCTATTTTCACttattataagtgagaaaactggggacgaggttggtgagTATCATTAGTAGCGGCTTGGAGGAAAGGTAGCGGCCAGTATCCATTGGCAGCATCCAGGCTAtgccaaaaaattaataaatatggTAGTTTAGCTGTGATAATAAAGTTCTGCAAGCGaaataaactctttttttgctagctagctatgctaCTAAACACTCGCATTTTTATTCTAATATTTGTAATCaacattctaatttttttttaaggaaacgGAAATATAAGAATCAAAAATAGCGTCAAGTCTCATGATGGCTACTGTGATAGCTGGCCTAGCTATAAAATCGTTGCCAAAAGTAGTTTAGACAAATGCAAAAACTGACCATTGGTGGCAGAAAAGGCAATAAATACAGAATTACCCCTACCCCTTTTACACAATGTTGGAGAGTCATAGCAGCAAACTTCTGTCTTCAAAAAACCTGTGTGCAACATCGTATCGGGGGTGCCGGGGGTGAAAGTAtggaaataattaaaattttaaaaactgtctcaaCACTTTTGGCAACGATTGTAGCTCTCTAACAACTGCATGGCAGGTAAAAAGATGCAGAAACTTGCTGATAAAAGGTCTTTTTTAGCCCATTGTTTTATACGGAAACATTTTTGAGGTTCTTAAAATCCTTTAAAAACGACCGAAATAGAAAATTACAATCTGAAAGATTAAGCTAAGGTAGGAGTGTGCAAAGGAAATGTACAGAAGAGATTGGGTTTCAGAGTTATAAAAGTCGTtgatgtatagctagctatatataagcATCAATGACCTAAAAGAGTAGAAAAATATGTGCACTATTAAGGTGCACAATGACGAGTTTGTGTAAACAAAAATTGTTGTGGACAAACCTGCATATTACCTCTATTGTATtgttgtttacataaaaaaaaattgcatgtagTTTTATAACACGAAGCAGCCATGGGGCATTCTGCAGTGCCATATGAGTGAACAAGTAAAAGTATTCTTTTTTTACCATCTTTTTTGACTTACGTTCGTTGAAATTATTTCCAATCGCAAAAAGCCAAGTTGGTATATTTATGCAACATTATTTGCTTCTGACAAGGCGTTGTCGTGACAcgcattttttgttaaaactctATCCATGTAAAGTTTATTTAAGAGCAAgagttttctaaaatattaaagtCAAAATCAACCCTTAAAATTAGCCCAAAAACCCGTCGACAATAAATTGCCGACAACATAGTCATTTGCAGCGGCAACCCCTCAGCAAAAATTTTGACGCGAGAGAGTGAAGCAACAATAGACAATTTATTTAACATTAGTAGACTGTTTAGTCAGAAAGTTGGACAACACATTAAGCAAGTGGATCTGAACAGCCTCAGCATTTTTTTGCCGTCGTGAAATGAAACCGCGCCAGCAATTGcgatggccattgctgattgccAACGCTAATTTCGGCTTCTTCGAAagtgaaagaaaattaaatgttCTGAAAGATCCAAAGATAAAATATTATGCAGCAATATTTCATAACATGCGTAAGCATAAAATAAGTTGCTAGAAAACTAGTGTTCAATACCTGTTGAATATTCATATATTGAATATTCAATATGTATTTTTATCATGGGACTTTGTTTAGAAGGAGTATTTATAGTCTGCTAAAAACTGTCTTGTAATTCATTTTAGCAACAGTGATTTTTTATGCCATCGTATTGCATCACAACGACagcgaaaattaaattaaaattgcaCTCACCCTAATTTTTAGATTCCCATGCCTGCCAAGCCCTATCCAAGAAATGAACAAAAAGTGTACCTACTTATAAACTTTCTGTTATGGACAACAACTCAAGAAATAAAAACCATATCCTACAATTTCCAAGTTTAGAACTCAAAGCTTATACAGAAAGGCTTTTACCATAAAGCTGCATTAGAAATTTAGTCTGTGTAatcaaataagtaatttttaaacttatatatatttaaaataattttttaatgttcaCTGTTTTAATGTCCATATATATTTTGAGTATTACTCTAATTTTATTGCTTATACATATGTGTTTCTTTTGGacctttctttttatatattacaAGTGGATAAAGCCTggggaaaaatccacttaggcaggataacgaTGGAAAAGAACaataatttgaattttcttgaCCCAGCAATGACCTGTCAATATATGAAAAAAAGTTATAGAAACTTGTTTACACATTTCTCTTATTATGTGGGGCGTAAAAtcatgatcatgtgcttttgacaaactgttaaaaaaatgatgttgggcttatattatagagcttaaaaagttggttaacaactcttttcaaatttttaaaaagctcttttcgttctcaagatattcacatttaaagaatttcagatttaattatgttgcataaattatgatgtcatatttaagtaatagcaaacacAGGACCCATGGAAGAACATAAATGGAAGTGTCTGCACACATAACTTTATGAAGTTTATCTCAAATTTAGGATAATAGGGGAAATAAAACCTTAGTGTTTATGATACTTCTCCACAATATTTATTTTCAGTGCTAAATATCAAGTCACCATCCAAcgaataaattaataataataagtctAAAGACATTCAGTttgaccaaaatattttttaaaaattcagcaTTCTATAATtcaattatcatatttgaatttaaatttttgcacaCAAGATTTAAATTAatcaattgtatttttttgctattgctatttttttcttaaaatgctaagcagaaaataagaataaacttATGCAATTTAATGATGTATATCGTTTTTACCTAATTACTTTGCTagtttttaggaaaaataatgcCTGAGCCAAAAAAACATCAATCCTCAGTAAAGGAACCTGAAATTAATCAGAACCATTCAAAAGAGCAAGATGTTGCAATAACCGAATCAATAGTAATGGAGGATTCAAACCCAAGATCTGATTTAGTGGAACCAGAAATAAAGGAGAATGTCCAAACACCTTTAAATGATATGATGAAAAATGAGCCTGTTTTGGTTCCCATAATAGTTGAAAGATATGAAGGAGAGTTTAATGAAAATGGCTTTTATCATGGCAAAGGGTGTACATATTTAAAAGGAGGAATTGTTTATAAAGGATGGTTTAAAAATGGGAAAATGCATGGCCAAGGAACTTGCTCTTGGCCAAATGGAACAGTTTTCGTTGgtgattttgttgaaaatgttataaCAGGTAGAGGTAAGAAGTATacaatgtataaaaattaattgtcttttctttaggtttttttgtttgtttgttttaaattttaattggttGATGTTTTGAGTAAACTAttaaatatataattaaaacCATCAAGTTATATCTAACATGCAAAAAAGTAAGCCAATTTCATTTGCAAGAGCCTGAAAAGTTGCCTGggaatctttttaattttttggaaaaatcttTGTTATTTTTCATGATTATATATAAGATTAACAACTTTCACATATTATGCAAAATTATAAGTATATAgatataaagtatatatataaaaaattcaggtaaaaattttaaaaataccaaactgaataaaaatctgtaatatgtATGCCTAAGTAAAAGTATTAAACACTCAATTAGAACTATGATTTCATGCATAACTAAGTGGAATTTTGCATTTCAAAATCTCAAGAACTggtttaaatatatatagtttttttatatcaaaagaattatttttcacaGAAGGTAAttttttacgacaataatgcgatGCTAAATGACAGTAACGTCagaaacaactttattaacattGGGGATAGCACTTTTCCCACAGAGATAATCTCAACAGTTAAAATTGAATGAAGATTAGGagcagtactttttccaaaaaaaaataatatatgcaGGAAGAACGAGAGATTCaatactttttatataaatttttgtataaattttatgcaGGTGTTTACTCTTGGCCAGATGGAAACACATACGATGGAGAAGTATGTAATGGATTGAGGCATGGTTTTGGAACATTTAAATGTAAAGAGTTAAAATCTTATGCAGGGGAGTGGAaaaatggtatatatatatatatatatatatatatatatatatatatatatatatatatatatatatatatatatatatatatatatatatatatatatatatatatatatatatatatatatatatatatatatatatatatatatatatatatatatatatatatatatatatatatatatatatatatatatatatatatatatatatatatatatatatatatatatatatatatatatatatatatatatatatatatatatatatatatatatatatatatatatatatgttattcTTGCTTTTCTGTGAATGATGTATCATTACTAAGTATCCATTAATAATAATTCCTATTGAGATGTAGCTTTATTTTATCAGGATTGTCAGCACACTCCAAAGCAATAAAAAACACCATAAGATTTAACAGCCAATCTTACAATGTCCCTTAAGATCCTATAAAATTCCTTTTTACAAATAATGTTTTTCCACTGGACTCAAACAACAATGCATTAAATATTCACTATTTGCCTGTTTTTGCTAAATTAATCTctcaaaacttaatttttaatatcaaTTTCTTCTGTCCTTAAACAGTGTGGGATTGCtgttttgtttgattttctTAGTACCAGTTTTTCACCACTGATTAATGAAAAGAGATTCCTTATCCTTTCCAAACCATATATCTAAAGCATTTCTCTAGcatttctataaaaaaacatttttttgactcTATCCAATGTGAAAGTTTCTTAAAAGCCTTTTGCAACgttctttttattcttgttAATCTGCACAAGGAACTGCTAAGATTATTTTTGCTTATTCACATTTTACCACTTTATGTTGAGTTCTTGCTTTCATCTGTTCTGCAATTTGAAACACTATACCACCACTCTTTTTATCTGAAAGCATCTTTAACTTCATTTTTTCCTGTCATGTATTCCTGTCACTTGGCTGCTCTTTTTCGCtccgaaaataatttttcttgctgCCCTTTTGCGTCCTGTGCACCCTGCGCACCCTTTGCTTTCTCTTTATCATTAACTTTACATTGTTGCTTTATAatattttcaacaatgtttatgCAAAAATATCACTAGAAATGCCAGTAGAGTACCCAGTAGAGGTATATTGGATCCCACTATTGAGGCAGCAAGAAATTTTTATGTCAGTGTCAGAACTATCATAAAAAGGAAAATTATATTCACTGATGATAGGGTTGGTTGGGTCATATAGGAGATGTCTGAACATAAAATTTGATTCGCTAGATTTGATAGCTATTGTTAGACCCTGTTCAAGAAGCGAAGTAAATGTTTCTTTTCTATTTAGGAAAGCGTCATGGCAAGGGTATTATTTATTATGATCACAATGGAGAATCCTATTATGATGGAAATTGGTGTGAAAATACAAAAGCGGGGTTTGGAATTCGAAGGTTTGCAAAATTATggattaatgtaaattttatgCGCagttttttctttggcattttaatctttttttctttttttagatttaaaaatggcAACATgtatgagggaaattgggaaaatAACAAGAGGAATGGTAAAGGTACAATGTATTGGTATAACCTTGGCCAGGAATATTCAGGAGATTGGGTTGATGGGATACAAACTGGATATGGAGAAAACATTTGGTTTCTGAAAAGAGTGAGCAATTCTCAATATCCACTACGTAATCATTACATAGgagaatttttaaatggagaACGACATGGCAATGGAATTTTTTATTATGCTAGTGGTGCCATTTACAATGGTCAGtggaaaaataatatgaaacatGGTGATGGAAAATTCATATTCAAAAATGGATGTGTTTTTAGTGGTATGAATTTCTACTCCCTTCAGCATCTTCTTACTTATAGTTTAAATCAACTTCATAATGTCCCTAAAAATGCCAACAATGcaactttttatatttgtattttatgtttattgttattttttgtaggtaAATTTTCAGATGATCACATGCTTGAATTTCCGGAATTGATATTGTCGGGAATGACAACACCCGATATTTCTCAAAGTGGACTTCCAGTAAAATCACCTATGTCGCTCCGATCTACCTCTGTTGTAGGAATGTCAGGGGCTGCTGTAGATGCTTTTCTCGATATTAATATTGACGACGTTTTATCTGATTACAAATATGACCTTGAGCAACGTCAAGACGAGATCAACAAAATTGTTTGTATCATACTACGTTTTACTTCACAAATGAAGCACATGTATAAGTTCTACAGCTGTCTTGGTGTTAACCATTCTATTGACAATACCTATGTCATGTCCAAGTTACAATATTGTCGCTTCTTGAAAGATTATAAAATTCACACGTATGATCTTTCCTTAGTAGATATCGAGAGATCCCTTGATGATCAGGCAAAATGTGTGGATGATtgttttaagaaaatatttactCGTGATTTTCTAGAAAGCCTGGTGAAGATTTCTTGTTTGATATTCAAGGGAAAATACACAGCTGATACCAATGAAGTGTCCAAATGTTTTTCTGACCTTGTTGCGATATTCACATCTAATAGAAAGGCTGATGTGAATGGGATAGTGTACAAATCAATTGAGCAAACTCAAGAAATAATGATCTATATAAATGAATGCCTTAAAATGTATTTTCACTATGCACAAAGGAAACATGATGTCTGTTTGTCTATGAGGGATGtgttatttgtttacaaagAACTACGATTAATAAATCAACATCTCACTGCAAAATCACTagttaaaattttgacaaaagaaGTACTGGATGCAACATGCTATAACTtaggtttgtttgttttagatttatgtttgtttatttttgtttgcctAAGGGATGCtttattaaaagtttaaacCCAAATATTTATGCTATTAGATGTAGAAATAACACCCTTGGAATTTTTGGAGGTTTTGGTTGAATCAGCCTCACTGTTTGTCACAGCCGAATTAATTGCTAAGCACAACTTGACAGAGCTCTCTGATGTGTTACCAGTATTTGAATTGCCCACAATACCAAGTGCGGAAACTACAATAGATGAAACGGACAATGGAGAAAACAAAAACGAGAAGACGGAAGGTGAgggttttgaaataatttttatgtgtaaaccaattaaaacattttctacAAACCATACCAAAGTGATAGGTTGAGCAGTAAAAGGTAAAGTGAtatattgtcatttttttttttgtttgtaataAAATTATGGCTGTAGAATATATATCAGAAATATTCCAGATTGTTTCCTTACATACTCAATGCTTTCAATTAACACAGTTTTTTAAATAGCATTAAGAAGTATGAATCCAACACATTTTTAGGATAGATTTTAAAAGTCGTTtcaatttataaaaaactttttgtgtATTGTGGTTGTGTTTGGGCAAGACAGGCTAGTAGCAGTTATGGTATATCTTTTATCATAATATGATAACCGTGTAACTGAAGTCgatatgtttatttttctttaaagtatAATTTGTTAACCTAATTGGCATTTCATCACAAATGTGAATGCTTTTTAGACTGATGTCAATGCATTAATAATATTAGTGAAGTCATTGCATTGGACTTTAAGTTCGATTCCCAAACACTAAACTAACCCACCCATTTTGAAACAGATAGGTTAATAGCATCATCAAACAGCGTTTAAACCCATATCTCTAACCCATAACATTTCTAAAACAAATCATTGCTGACATCATTCAAATTCAAATTACGGATCTGTTCCAATTTTTTATACTTAAGTAGATTTTACCACAGGCTAGTATGATTTGTGTaaactaaaacaattttaagaacTATTAGTAATTTTCCAATTTTATAGCTccattttcttcttttgaaaccAAATAAGCCTAAGTCATCCTTAAGTTTAActaaaagtcattttcttataATTTAGCACTTGCTACTGACAACAGTCACCATTCTGAGACTATTGATGTTGTTCCATCAAGATCGTCTGGACAAACAAGTGAGAAAGTCTCCCATAAAGGTAGCAAGAAGTCAAAAAGTGATAGCAAGAAGGTTGATAAAGAGTCTGCATTGAATTTAAGATCAAAAAGTAAAGAGAGAAAAGATGAGAAATTAAAAGTCGAAAAGAAAGCAAGCAAACTTGATGAGTTAAAAAGTAAATCTTCTTCAGTTGCAGCTAAACATGGTAACacctatttatttttattttgaaatattttcattgttgACAATTGTTTGTCTAACTTAGAGAATTCATGACGTCATATGcttattatgttttttgttgttgtaagtTCTGATAAAGTATAGCTAAGATATCAGCAAATGATACTCGTTACAGAAATCAATTTTAACTTcacatattattattataaaatttatttatattcaaatctaatttgttttttttttttttgggggggggagaGGGGGGTGGCATTCGCTTACTTGCTTACTGtatgcttttttttaaagaatttcagcatcatgcttttaaaaaggGAGTTTCATAATTGTAGCATCCAATGCTGTGACAAAGTTAAGCAAATAGTACATGTAGTCAACTCCGTTATCTTGACAAGTGTGGTAAATTGTGTGAACTGAGTCTAAAAAGCATACacatatttttacaataaaatatgaGATGAGATTTACATCTAAGGTTTTCCACTAAACAAATCTGACGAAATGGTAACAATACCGCAATTTGGTTGGTTTTGCTGTTAAAGTGATTTTACTTTAATGTTTAAAATGGAACCTTTTATATAATTCTACTCTTGTATATTGCCTCAGCCGCAGCTATGCACCAAGTCATAGAAACAAATatgtttttagaattttaaattCATAATTTTAACTTTGCTCTTGTTTAAACGACCCTGAAGATCATAATACATCaagcgaaaatatttttgattgttAGGTGATTCTACATTGAAGATCACGTCATCTCGTGCTACTCAAGAAACTCAATCTGGTGTTAAAACAAATAGTTTATCCATAGCAACTTCACTTCAGTCTGAAAAAGGTATGTTATGCTGTAGAGAACAGAAAATGCAATTGTTTCTACGATTCTGTATTGGGATGAGATAGATAAAATAAGTGTAATTACGTTGGTTTAAATTAAGGTAGCCTTAACAATGAATTAAGTTCCCTTTTGTTCTTTTTACTGAAATAAAATTAAGCGAGATCAAAATGAAAAACCCAAAGTTATTTATTATAAAGGTACTTTTCTTAAGGAACTAACACAATCATATGTTGTATGATTTCAGATGAAGAAAAAACTCCACAGGACTTGCCAGTTGATTCAAGCACGAGCAATGCAACTTCTAATAGGGAACAGAAACAACTTTCTGAGGAACCTTCTATTCAGCAAGAAGATGATGATTTTGATACATGGTCTTTAAAGTTGAACTTATTTTTCAACGAATATCTGTTTCCTGCATTTCGCAAGAGCGTGAAAATAAATGATGTCTTTGTGAAAAGTAATATATAAAGATAAACaagagttttaaaaaatcaaactgcataaataaaagttttgaacATATCCctttaaatttcaaataaatttcacGCTACTCTGTTTCTTCCCAAATGTTCGAGCACTCTTTGCATTAATTAAGTTGGAAGGCTTATCTTAGGTACAATGGGAAAGAAAGATAGTTATGCCAGTTAATTGACCTTGTGGGAGTTATCAAGCCTAAATG encodes:
- the LOC130614261 gene encoding radial spoke head 10 homolog B2-like isoform X2 — translated: MPEPKKHQSSVKEPEINQNHSKEQDVAITESIVMEDSNPRSDLVEPEIKENVQTPLNDMMKNEPVLVPIIVERYEGEFNENGFYHGKGCTYLKGGIVYKGWFKNGKMHGQGTCSWPNGTVFVGDFVENVITGRGVYSWPDGNTYDGEVCNGLRHGFGTFKCKELKSYAGEWKNGKRHGKGIIYYDHNGESYYDGNWCENTKAGFGIRRFKNGNMYEGNWENNKRNGKGTMYWYNLGQEYSGDWVDGIQTGYGENIWFLKRVSNSQYPLRNHYIGEFLNGERHGNGIFYYASGAIYNGQWKNNMKHGDGKFIFKNGCVFSGKFSDDHMLEFPELILSGMTTPDISQSGLPVKSPMSLRSTSVVGMSGAAVDAFLDINIDDVLSDYKYDLEQRQDEINKIVCIILRFTSQMKHMYKFYSCLGVNHSIDNTYVMSKLQYCRFLKDYKIHTYDLSLVDIERSLDDQAKCVDDCFKKIFTRDFLESLVKISCLIFKGKYTADTNEVSKCFSDLVAIFTSNRKADVNGIVYKSIEQTQEIMIYINECLKMYFHYAQRKHDVCLSMRDVLFVYKELRLINQHLTAKSLVKILTKEVLDATCYNLDVEITPLEFLEVLVESASLFVTAELIAKHNLTELSDVLPVFELPTIPSAETTIDETDNGENKNEKTEALATDNSHHSETIDVVPSRSSGQTSEKVSHKGSKKSKSDSKKVDKESALNLRSKSKERKDEKLKVEKKASKLDELKSKSSSVAAKHGDSTLKITSSRATQETQSGVKTNSLSIATSLQSEKDEEKTPQDLPVDSSTSNATSNREQKQLSEEPSIQQEDDDFDTWSLKLNLFFNEYLFPAFRKSVKINDVFVKSNI
- the LOC130614261 gene encoding radial spoke head 10 homolog B2-like isoform X1, translated to MPEPKKHQSSVKEPEINQNHSKEQDVAITESIVMEDSNPRSDLVEPEIKENVQTPLNDMMKNEPVLVPIIVERYEGEFNENGFYHGKGCTYLKGGIVYKGWFKNGKMHGQGTCSWPNGTVFVGDFVENVITGRGVYSWPDGNTYDGEVCNGLRHGFGTFKCKELKSYAGEWKNGKRHGKGIIYYDHNGESYYDGNWCENTKAGFGIRRFAKLWINVNFMRSFFFGILIFFSFFRFKNGNMYEGNWENNKRNGKGTMYWYNLGQEYSGDWVDGIQTGYGENIWFLKRVSNSQYPLRNHYIGEFLNGERHGNGIFYYASGAIYNGQWKNNMKHGDGKFIFKNGCVFSGKFSDDHMLEFPELILSGMTTPDISQSGLPVKSPMSLRSTSVVGMSGAAVDAFLDINIDDVLSDYKYDLEQRQDEINKIVCIILRFTSQMKHMYKFYSCLGVNHSIDNTYVMSKLQYCRFLKDYKIHTYDLSLVDIERSLDDQAKCVDDCFKKIFTRDFLESLVKISCLIFKGKYTADTNEVSKCFSDLVAIFTSNRKADVNGIVYKSIEQTQEIMIYINECLKMYFHYAQRKHDVCLSMRDVLFVYKELRLINQHLTAKSLVKILTKEVLDATCYNLDVEITPLEFLEVLVESASLFVTAELIAKHNLTELSDVLPVFELPTIPSAETTIDETDNGENKNEKTEALATDNSHHSETIDVVPSRSSGQTSEKVSHKGSKKSKSDSKKVDKESALNLRSKSKERKDEKLKVEKKASKLDELKSKSSSVAAKHGDSTLKITSSRATQETQSGVKTNSLSIATSLQSEKDEEKTPQDLPVDSSTSNATSNREQKQLSEEPSIQQEDDDFDTWSLKLNLFFNEYLFPAFRKSVKINDVFVKSNI
- the LOC130614261 gene encoding radial spoke head 10 homolog B2-like isoform X3, which codes for MPEPKKHQSSVKEPEINQNHSKEQDVAITESIVMEDSNPRSDLVEPEIKENVQTPLNDMMKNEPVLVPIIVERYEGEFNENGFYHGKGCTYLKGGIVYKGWFKNGKMHGQGTCSWPNGTVFVGDFVENVITGRGKRHGKGIIYYDHNGESYYDGNWCENTKAGFGIRRFAKLWINVNFMRSFFFGILIFFSFFRFKNGNMYEGNWENNKRNGKGTMYWYNLGQEYSGDWVDGIQTGYGENIWFLKRVSNSQYPLRNHYIGEFLNGERHGNGIFYYASGAIYNGQWKNNMKHGDGKFIFKNGCVFSGKFSDDHMLEFPELILSGMTTPDISQSGLPVKSPMSLRSTSVVGMSGAAVDAFLDINIDDVLSDYKYDLEQRQDEINKIVCIILRFTSQMKHMYKFYSCLGVNHSIDNTYVMSKLQYCRFLKDYKIHTYDLSLVDIERSLDDQAKCVDDCFKKIFTRDFLESLVKISCLIFKGKYTADTNEVSKCFSDLVAIFTSNRKADVNGIVYKSIEQTQEIMIYINECLKMYFHYAQRKHDVCLSMRDVLFVYKELRLINQHLTAKSLVKILTKEVLDATCYNLDVEITPLEFLEVLVESASLFVTAELIAKHNLTELSDVLPVFELPTIPSAETTIDETDNGENKNEKTEALATDNSHHSETIDVVPSRSSGQTSEKVSHKGSKKSKSDSKKVDKESALNLRSKSKERKDEKLKVEKKASKLDELKSKSSSVAAKHGDSTLKITSSRATQETQSGVKTNSLSIATSLQSEKDEEKTPQDLPVDSSTSNATSNREQKQLSEEPSIQQEDDDFDTWSLKLNLFFNEYLFPAFRKSVKINDVFVKSNI